In the Pygocentrus nattereri isolate fPygNat1 chromosome 19, fPygNat1.pri, whole genome shotgun sequence genome, one interval contains:
- the LOC108430181 gene encoding zonadhesin isoform X6 yields MSGHTQLWLLVVVAWLCVFNTAAYASYPSISLPDWRSNAGYLTRCDFDDDTAPFCDWTAEGLTRSQTRPGKFYLARDPGSLSGMARLQSRFLNSSEDLCLQFWYYKPHQDSSELRVSLSDEVRQTEIWSSLASESHAWRQVLIPLSYSHLNGAQIVFRLMQGHGNKEEIIFDKIGILRGQCGMQCQSGTQLWTDESTQCTCTEGQLTCTQIICGDGQTCRQAVTSTVSSGTCRVASDLRYRTFDGVNFRFMGPCAYILTKVCDGVSVVPGFAVEVQKEQRRNSSVSMIQQVKVNLQGLRVTLLRRDRRRIMVNGIWKNLPLSLYGDTVKVSAQGPVVELQTHFNLSVSYAKSGALHVTVPNQFSDKLCGMCGNFNHVMDDDHKMVNGSLAENGQVLGQSWKSADPPCEEPTTPSMCSEAEQLEYASEAYCGVLLSPHGPFSECPSALGAVSFFRSCVFEMCSTQGDPETFCDVLQAFAKTCNDAGIPVTGWRNATYCPLACGAHSHFNACSSECAGTCSMLDAPENCGTCEERCECDDGFLRSGEKCVPRDDCGCWVDGQHYGKGETFMQGDCKKQCLCAGQGTVQCSDASCVAHEVCKVKDEVLGCFPSSPVTCSIYGDPHYITFDGKAYSFRGTCNYTIAKTCTATAASFTLTARNEGRSNSSSLNSVALEVEELHLVIRKNRLVYVNGSQVTLPYSHSTSVKVLQKGPYVQVDTNFGLRFLFNGNDRLFVQLDERHMGTTCGLCGTYSGSQFDDFLTPDGNVVPYPHDFASSWNTHDKDWTCSNGSAEDPECPPELDSEGFRECSKLLGEAFKACHWFVPPQIFVNSCVSDHCTSGGDLSQLCTSLQNYVAACEVAEVFLADWWKDTVCAVIPTRPPTDPATPKTTQPTTSTPPAASCPWSCNFDQNECGWEQLIQDSFNWTRWSGPTPTDYTGPTSDHTTGSGYYMYIEADGVHYGDSARMMSPVCNTLGTQCLTFWYHIYGWATAMALNVYKLDGNQATKIWSRLNNQGNSWQLAQIEVNSQGPFQIIVEGIRGSDVGSDVAWDDIAMTYGKCGKLSVSLNPETSSPTHGNQAFITPALFPSAPSLPGSSSSHPVCRIDCDFENNLCTWNQLLTDVFDWTRHSGYTPTPLTGPSFDHTTGSGHYIYIEGDSATHGDTARLLSEECTDQQPQCLQFWYHMYGSSWTMGLTVYLLHGNQAWEVWRKTEDQGNTWHRALVNLIPEGNFKIIFEGRRGDNAWSDVAVDDISLHRGTCEDVVQTTAEPVHTTAKLFRTTAVPVHNTAEPFQTTAEPFQTAVEPVHTTAEPVHITAEPVQTTAEPVHITAKPFQTTAEPVHNTAEPFQTTAEPFQTAVEPVQTTAEPVHITAKPFQTTAEPVHITAEPVQTTAEPVHITAKPFQTTAEPVHITAEPFQTTAEPVHTTAEPVQTTAEPVQTTAEPVHTTAEPVQTTAEPVQTTAEVGHTTAEPFQTKAKPVQTTAEPFQTTTEPFQTKAEPVQTTIEPVHSTAEPVHSTAELFHTTTDPYHSCVTKPVQISTEPVHTTAEPVQISTEPVHTTAQPLQTTAEPLQTTAQPLQTTAQPLQTTAEPLQTTAEPLQTTAEPLQTTAKPLQTTAQPLQTTAQPLQTTAEPLQTTAEPLQTTAEPLQTTAKPLQTTAKPLQTTAEPLQTTAKPLQTTAKPLQTTAEPLQTTAEPLQTTAKPLQTTAEPLQTTAEPLHTTAKPVHATTEPVHTTTEPVHSTTESFQTTTEPVHTTTEWDHNCVTKPVHATSETVQTTVEPIQTTGSLDTVPSSTSTTARPVETTAPNTTTTTTTTTPQPTPSCPINSHYANCMPTCQPTCEQLHGAPNCNTADSCSQGCVCNDGFVLRQRVCVPIWECGCQDDNGDNHYFGETWYSPHCTQKCECKRKGSQGELKCKDKECDSNEVCLMSEQGEYSCKSADFSTCSIDDDPEYIPFDNFKHKFKGKYSYVLVQTSNLPNNVPEVYIEGINQKSREQENRDEDYDDEDLDGRERGDDGDRSEVDGDSSEEDDDDDDGRLRALRMRVYNHTVEFREGRRVMVNGVLARAPVFPTPGLKILERSSHLYLQTDFGLSVEFKGKGKAEISLPDTYKTKVGGLCGNYDGRKNNDMMKPNGQQAHNVNEFGESWRVVAEKAAVRRRRSSPLYALLGLRQ; encoded by the exons ATGTCAGGACACACACAGCTGTGGCTGCTCGTAGTAGTGGCTTGGCTATGTGTTTTCAACACAGCGGCGTATGCAAG CTACCCTTCAATCTCTCTTCCTGACTGGAGGTCAAATGCAG GTTATCTTACAAGGTGTGATTTTGATGATGATACCGCTCCCTTCTGTGACTGGACTGCAGAGGGTCTAACCAGAAGCCAAACAAGACCAG GGAAATTCTACCTCGCAAGGGATCCTGGGAGCCTGTCAGGCATGGCTCGACTACAGAGCAGGTTTCTGAACTCTTCTGAAGACTTGTGTCTGCAGTTCTGGTACTATAAACCTCACCAGGACAGTTCTGAACTGCGCGTCTCGCTCAGTGATGAGGTTCGGCAGACAGAAATCTGGAGCTCTCTGGCTTCTGAAAGCCATGCCTGGAGACAAGTGCTCATTCCATTGAGCTACTCACATCTGAATGGAGCGCAG ATTGTTTTTAGGCTTATGCAGGGGCATGGaaataaagaagaaatcatCTTTGATAAGATTGGCATATTGAGGGGACAGTGTG GCATGCAATGCCAGTCCGGCACCCAGCTTTGGACAGATGAGTCCACTCAGTGTACCTGTACTGAAGGTCAACTCACCTGCACCCAAATCATCTGCGGGGATGGTCAAACCTGCAGACAGGCCGTTACGTCCACTGTCTCATCTGGCACCTGCAGAGTTGCCAGTGACCTCCGATACAGAACCTTTGATGGGGTCAACTTCCGTTTCATGGGTCCATGCGCTTACATCCTCACAAAAGTCTGTGATGGGGTCAGCGTGGTACCAGGCTTTGCAGTGGAGGTGcagaaagagcagagaagaaaTTCATCTGTTTCCATGATCCAGCAGGTGAAGGTGAACCTGCAGGGTTTGAGAGTGACTCTGCtgaggagagacagaaggaggaTCATG GTTAATGGGATTTGGAAGAATCTCCCACTGAGTTTGTATGGAGACACAGTAAAGGTCAGCGCCCAGGGACCAGTTGTGGAACTTCAGACGCACTTCAACCTGTCTGTCTCCTACGCCAAATCCGGTGCCCTTCATGTAACCGTACCCAACCAGTTCAGTGACAAACTCTGCGGCATGTGTGGCAACTTCAACCACGTGATGGATGATGACCACAAGATGGTAAATGGGTCTCTGGCTGAGAATGGCCAGGTTTTGGGGCAAAGCTGGAAGAGTGCAGATCCCCCGTGTGAGGAGCCCACCACGCCTAGCATGTGTTCTGAGGCCGAGCAGCTGGAATATGCCAGCGAGGCTTACTGTGGCGTCCTGCTGTCACCCCATGGCCCCTTCTCTGAGTGCCCTTCTGCTCTTGGTGCAGTGAGCTTCTTCAGGAGCTGTGTGTTTGAGATGTGCTCCACACAAGGAGATCCTGAGACCTTCTGTGATGTCCTGCAGGCTTTTGCTAAGACCTGCAATGATGCTGGGATTCCTGTGACGGGCTGGAGGAATGCAACTTACTGTC CTCTGGCTTGCGGGGCTCACAGTCACTTTAACGCCTGCTCCAGCGAGTGCGCTGGCACTTGCTCCATGCTGGATGCCCCAGAGAACTGTGGGACCTGCGAAGAGAGGTGTGAGTGTGATGATGGCTTCTTGCGGAGTGGAGAAAAGTGTGTACCTAGAGATGACTGTGGGTGCTGGGTGGATGGACAGCACTATGGG AAAGGAGAGACATTCATGCAGGGTGACTGCAAGAAGCAGTGCCTGTGTGCAGGCCAGGGCACTGTCCAGTGCTCGGATGCTTCCTGTGTGGCCCACGAAGTATGCAAAGTGAAGGATGAGGTCTTGGGTTGCTTCCCCTCCAGCCCGGTCACCTGCAGCATCTACGGTGACCCCCACTATATCACCTTTGATGGCAAGGCCTACTCGTTCCGGGGTACCTGCAATTACACCATCGCTAAAACCTGCACGGCCACTGCAGCCTCGTTCACCCTAACGGCTCGGAATGAAGGGCGGAGCAACTCTTCGTCCTTGAACTCAGTGGCTCTTGAAGTGGAGGAACTACACCTTGTCATCAGGAAGAACAGACTGGTTTAT GTAAATGGAAGTCAAGTCACTCTTCCTTATTCACACAGCACCTCAGTCAAAGTATTGCAGAAGGGTCCGTATGTGCAGGTGGACACAAACTTTGGTCTGCGGTTCCTGTTCAACGGAAATGACCGACTGTTCGTGCAACTAGACGAGAGACACATGGGCACAACATGTGGACTCTGCGGAACCTACTCCGGTAGTCAGTTTGATGACTTCTTGACCCCTGATGGCAATGTTGTCCCATACCCACATGATTTCGCTAGCAGCTGGAATACTCACGACAAGGACTGGAC TTGTAGCAATGGCTCTGCAGAAGATCCAGAATGTCCACCTGAGCTGGACAGCGAAGGGTTCAGGGAGTGCAGCAAACTGTTAGGAGAAGCCTTCAAGGCCTGCCACTGGTTCGTGCCCCCTCAGATCTTCGTGAACAGTTGTGTGAGTGACCACTGCACCTCAGGAGGAGACCTGTCCCAGCTGTGCACTTCTCTGCAGAATTACGTGGCGGCATGCGAGGTGGCCGAGGTGTTTCTGGCAGACTGGTGGAAGGACACTGTCTGTG CCGTAATCCCAACTAGACCACCAACAGACCCCGCCACCCCAAAAACAACACAGCCCACCACTTCAACTCCACCTGCTGCAA GTTGTCCATGGAGCTGTAACTTTGACCAAAATGAATGTGGATGGGAGCAGCTAATCCAGGACAGCTTTAACTGGACAAGGTGGTCTGGGCCAACGCCCACTGACTACACTGGCCCAACCAGTGACCACACTACAGGAA GTGGCTACTATATGTATATAGAGGCCGATGGAGTCCACTATGGTGACTCAGCCCGTATGATGAGTCCAGTGTGCAATACTCTGGGCACCCAGTGCCTGACATTCTGGTATCACATATATGGTTGGGCGACTGCAATGGCACTAAACGTTTATAAGCTAGATGGCAATCAAGCCACCAAAATCTGGTCCAGGCTCAATAACCAGGGCAACAGCTGGCAACTAGCCCAGATAGAGGTCAACTCACAGGGACCATTCCAG ATTATTGTGGAAGGCATTAGGGGTTCGGATGTTGGGTCAGACGTGGCATGGGATGATATTGCAATGACATATGGAAAGTGTGGAAAACTAAGTGTGAGCCTAAACCCTGAAACATCTTCACCAACCCATGGAAACCAGGCCTTTATAACCCCAG CTCTGTTTCCCTCAGCTCCATCTCTGCCAGGAAGTTCCAGCAGCCATCCAG TGTGCAGAATCGACTGTGACTTTGAGAACAACCTCTGCACCTGGAATCAGTTACTGACTGATGTTTTTGATTGGACGAGACACAGTGGCTACACCCCCACGCCACTGACTGGTCCTTCCTTTGACCACACAACTGGAA GTGGTCATTACATCTACATTGAGGGGGACAGCGCCACTCATGGCGATACAGCACGTCTCCTCAGTGAGGAATGCACTGACCAGCAGCCACAGTGCCTGCAGTTCTGGTACCACATGTATGGTTCCAGCTGGACCATGGGCCTGACTGTCTACCTGCTGCATGGAAACCAGGCCTGGGAGGTctggagaaagacagaagaccAAGGGAACACCTGGCATCGCGCTCTAGTCAACCTCATACCAGAGGGCAACTTCAAG ATTATCTTTGAAGGACGCAGAGGTGATAATGCTTGGTCTGACGTGGCTGTGGACGACATCTCTCTACACAGAGGAACTTGTGAAG ATGTAGTCCAAACCACAGCTGAGCCTGTCCACACCACAGCAAAGCTGTTCCGCACTACAGCTGTGCCTGTCCACAATACAGCCGAGCCTTTCCAAACCACAGCCGAGCCTTTTCAAACCGCAGTTGAGCCTGTCCACACCACAGCCGAGCCGGTCCAC ATCACAGCCGAGCCTGTCCAAACCACAGCCGAGCCTGTCCACATCACAGCCAAGCCTTTCCAAACCACAGCCGAGCCGGTCCACAATACAGCCGAGCCTTTCCAAACCACAGCCGAGCCTTTTCAAACCGCAGTTGAGCCTGTCCAAACCACAGCCGAGCCTGTCCACATCACAGCCAAGCCTTTCCAAACCACAGCCGAGCCGGTCCACATCACAGCCGAGCCTGTCCAAACCACAGCCGAGCCGGTCCACATCACAGCCAAGCCTTTCCAAACCACAGCCGAGCCGGTCCACATCACAGCCGAGCCTTTCCAAACCACAGCCGAGCCGGTCCACACCACAGCCGAGCCTGTCCAAACCACAGCCGAGCCTGTCCAAACCACAGCCGAGCCGGTCCACACCACAGCCGAGCCTGTCCAAACCACAGCCGAGCCTGTCCAAACCACAGCCGAGGTGGGCCACACCACAGCTGAGCCTTTCCAAACCAAAGCCAAGCCCGTCCAAACCACAGCCGAGCCTTTCCAAACCACAACCGAGCCTTTCCAAACCAAAGCCGAACCTGTCCAAACCACAATTGAGCCTGTCCACTCCACAGCTGAGCCTGTCCACTCCACAGCTGAGCTTTTCCACACCACAACTGACCCATACCACAGCTGTGTAACTAAGCCTGTCCAAATCTCAACTGAGCCTGTCCACACCACAGCCGAGCCTGTCCAAATCTCAACTGAGCCTGTCCACACCACAGCCCAGCCTCTCCAAACCACAGCCGAGCCTCTCCAAACCACAGCCCAGCCTCTCCAAACCACAGCCCAGCCTCTCCAAACCACAGCCGAGCCTCTCCAAACCACAGCCGAGCCTCTCCAGACCACAGCCGAGCCTCTCCAGACCACAGCCAAGCCTCTCCAAACCACAGCCCAGCCTCTCCAAACCACAGCCCAGCCTCTCCAAACCACAGCCGAGCCTCTCCAAACCACAGCCGAGCCTCTCCAGACCACAGCCGAGCCTCTCCAGACCACAGCCAAGCCTCTCCAGACCACAGCCAAGCCTCTCCAAACCACAGCCGAGCCTCTCCAAACCACAGCCAAGCCTCTCCAGACCACAGCCAAGCCTCTCCAGACCACAGCCGAGCCTCTCCAAACCACAGCCGAGCCTCTCCAAACCACAGCCAAGCCTCTCCAGACCACAGCCGAGCCTCTCCAAACCACAGCCGAGCCTCTCCACACCACAGCTAAGCCTGTCCATGCCACAACTGAGCCTGTCCACACCACAACTGAGCCTGTCCACAGCACAACTGAATCTTTCCAAACCACAACTGAGCCTGTCCACACTACAACTGAATGGGACCACAACTGTGTGACTAAGCCTGTCCACGCCACAAGTGAGACTGTCCAAACTACAGTTGAGCCCATCCAGACTACAGGCTCACTAGATACTGTACCGTCATCTACTTCAACAACAGCCAGACCAGTTGAAACAACAGCACCAAACACTACAactacaaccacaacaacaactcCTCAACCAA cgCCCTCTTGCCCAATTAATAGCCACTATGCGAACTGCATGCCCACCTGCCAGCCaacttgtgaacaactgcacgGAGCTCCAAACTGCAACACAGCCGACTCATGTTCGCAGGGATGTGTTTGTAACGATGGCTTTGTTCTCAGACAGAGAGTATGTGTGCCCATCTGGGAGTGCGGTTGCCAAGATGACAATGGCGACAACCATTAT TTTGGTGAGACATGGTACAGTCCTCACTGCACTCagaaatgtgaatgtaaaagAAAGGGCAGTCAAGGGGAGCTGAAATGTAAGGATAAGGAGTGCGACAGTAATGAGGTGTGCCTGATGAGCGAGCAGGGAGAATACAGCTGCAAGTCTGCAG ATTTCAGTACGTGCTCCATTGATGATGATCCTGAGTACATACCCTTTGACAACTTCAAGCACAAATTCAAAGGCAAGTACTCGTACGTGCTGGTCCAGACCTCCAACCTGCCAAACAACGTTCCAGAGGTCTACATAGAGGGCATTAACCAGAAAAGCAGAGAGCAAGAAAACAGGGATGAAGACTATGATGATGAAGACCTAGATGGCAGGGAAAGGGGTGACGATGGTGACAGAAGTGAAGTGGATGGTGACAGCAGTgaagaggatgatgatgatgatgacggtCGTCTTCGTGCTCTCAGAATGCGAGTGTACAACCACACGGTGGAGTTTAGAGAGGGCAGAAGAGTGATG